One part of the Magallana gigas chromosome 5, xbMagGiga1.1, whole genome shotgun sequence genome encodes these proteins:
- the LOC105343216 gene encoding heat shock protein Hsp-16.48/Hsp-16.49, whose product MSLVPVDFFDWGYWDKQRSLFPSFEREFARSFEEFDRELGRMKDEMHKLAPKELKKDNFLNISNPYVEDASGNKKLHLKFDCSDFKPEEINVKTDDRNLVVHAKHEEGSKGQKVYKEFTQTYLLPEGVDPQKVQSTLTNDGVLCVEAPAPKAVEAPKERVIPIEYMKKK is encoded by the coding sequence ATGAGTCTTGTTCCCGTGGATTTCTTTGATTGGGGATACTGGGACAAACAAAGGTCCCTCTTCCCTAGCTTCGAGAGAGAGTTTGCACGCTCCTTTGAAGAATTCGACCGTGAATTGGGTAGAATGAAAGATGAGATGCATAAATTGGCTCCGAAAGAATTGAAGAAAGacaattttttgaacatttctAATCCTTATGTTGAAGATGCATCAGGAAACAAAAAGCTGCATCTGAAATTTGATTGCAGCGACTTTAAACCGGAGGAAATTAATGTGAAAACGGATGACAGGAATTTGGTCGTCCATGCCAAACACGAGGAGGGCTCCAAGGGACAAAAAGTGTACAAGGAGTTCACACAGACCTATCTACTTCCTGAGGGGGTGGATCCCCAGAAAGTCCAGTCCACGCTGACCAATGACGGCGTCTTGTGTGTGGAAGCCCCCGCGCCTAAAGCTGTGGAGGCCCCCAAAGAGAGAGTGATCCCCATCGAATACATGAAGAAAAAGTGA